The Penicillium oxalicum strain HP7-1 chromosome IV, whole genome shotgun sequence genome contains a region encoding:
- a CDS encoding Polygalacturonase, with amino-acid sequence MPSYLQQLAVAMLAAGLVSAAPAPSQVLDLTERSSSTCTFTSAASAIAGKASCSNIFLSNVAVPAGQTLDLTGLKTGTKVTFEGTTTFGYKEWAGPLIKVSGSQITVQGAPGAVIDAGGARWWDGKGTNGGKTKPKFFYAHSLDDSTITGLSIMNTPVQAFSIQSDNLAVIGVHIDNSAGDSNGGHNTDGFDISNSNGVTIEGAVVKNQDDCLAINSGQNIYFSGGTCSGGHGLSIGSVGGRDNNVVKNVTITESTVSNSANGVRIKTVYQATGSVSGVTFSNIQLSGITEYGLVVEQDYENGSPTGTPTTGVPITGLTVTDVTGTVTSSAHEIYILCGSGSCSGWTWSDVKITGGKSSTNCENVPTGASC; translated from the exons ATGCCATCCTACCTCCAACAATTGGCTGTGGCCATGCTGGCTGCTGGGCTAGTCTCTGCAGCACCCGCTCCCTCGCAGGTCCTGGATTTGACCGagagatcttcttcaacctgCACCTTCACCTCGGCCGCCAGTGCCATCGCTGGCAAGGCCTCTTGCTCGAATATTTTTCTCAGCAATGTTGCTGTGCCTGCGGGTCAGACTCTGGATCTGACTGGCCTAAAGACCGGAACCAAG GTCACTTTTGAAGGCACGACCACCTTTGGGTACAAAGAGTGGGCGGGGCCGCTGATCAAGGTGTCGGGGTCTCAGATCACCGTCCAGGGCGCCCCGGGCGCCGTCATTGATGCTGGCGGTGCCCGCTGGTGGGATGGAAAGGGTACCAACGGTGGCAAGACCAAGCCCAAATTCTTCTATGCCCATTCCTTGGATGATTCAACCATCACCGGGCTCTCAATCATGAACACTCCGGTGCAGGCCTTCAGCATTCAGTCGGACAACCTTGCAGTCATTGGCGTCCACATTGATAACTCAGCGGGCGACAGCAACGGCGGTCACAACACCGATGGGTTCGACATTAGTAACTCCAATGGCGTGACGATTGAGGGTGCCGTGGTCAAGAATCAGGATGACTGTCTGGCGATCAACTCGGGTCAG AACATTTACTTCAGCGGTGGAACCTGTTCTGGTGGCCATGGCCTGTCGATCGGCTCGGTTGGCGGTCGCGACAACAATGTCGTTAAGAACGTGACTatcaccgagtccaccgtGAGCAACTCCGCCAACGGCGTTCGAATCAAAACGGTGTACCAGGCCACGGGCTCTGTGAGCGGGGTGACTTTCTCCAACATCCAGCTGTCCGGCATCACCGAGTATGGCCTGGTTGTAGAGCAGGATTATGAGAACGGCTCGCCCACGGGGACTCCGACCACGGGCGTGCCCATCACCGGATTGACCGTGACAGATGTGACGGGGACCGTGACTTCCAGTGCCCATGAGATCTACATCCTGTGCGGTAGTGGTAGCTGCAGCGGATGGACCTGGAGTGACGTGAAGATCACCGGTGGAAAGTCGAGCACCAACTGTGAGAACGTTCCTACGGGGGCCTCGTGTTGA
- a CDS encoding Penicillolysin yields the protein MRFTVLTTTLLALAQYACAVPVEAGKADALDVTLTQISDTRIKAVVKNTGKEDVTFVHLNFFRDSAPVKKVAVYKDNQEVTFEGILRRFKTEGLTSESLTTLAAGQTLEDEFDIATTSDLANGGAVTLRSNGMVPVVREGSVAGYIPYKSNDLKIEIDGEKAAKVQKAVKTLSKRTRETCSNSARRSALETALRNAASLATTAAREAASGSSTRFQTYFKSTSSSVRSTVAARLNAVAREASSASSGATTYYCTDTLGYCDTNVLAYTLPSQNIVANCDIYYSDLPALTNRCHAQDQATTTLHEFTHAPGVYSPGTQDNGYGYAAATALSSNAAVNNADSYALFANG from the exons ATGCGTTTCACCGTCCTCACCACTACCCTCTTGGCCTTGGCCCAGTATGCTTGTGCTGTGCCCGTCGAGGCTGGCAAGGCCGATGCTCTGGACGTCACCCTGACCCAGATCAGCGACACTCGCATCAAGGCTGTCGTCAAGAACACCGGCAAGGAGGATGTCACTTTTGTCCACCTCAACTTCTTCCGTGACAGCGCTCCCGTCAAGAAGGTTGCTGTCTACAAGGACA ACCAGGAGGTCACCTTTGAGGGTATTCTTCGCCGCTTCAAGACCGAGGGTCTCACCTCCGAGTCCCTCACCACCCTCGCCGCTGGTCAGACCCTCGAGGACGAGTTCGACATTGCTACCACTAGCGACCTCGCTAACGGCGGTGCCGTCACCCTCCGGTCCAACGGCATGGTTCCCGTGGTCCGCGAGGGATCCGTCGCCGGCTACATCCCCTACAAGTCCAATGACCTCAAGATCGAAATTGATGGCGAGAAGGCCGCTAAGGTTCAGAAGGCTGTCAAGACCCTCTCTAAGCGCACTCGCGAGACCTGCAGCAACTCAGCCCGCCGCAGTGCCCTGGAGACTGCTCTCCGCAACGCTGCTTCTCTGGCCACTACTGCTGCCAGGGAGGCTGCCTCTGGCTCTTCCACCCGCTTCCAGACTTACTTCAAGTCCACCTCCAGCTCGGTTCGCTCCACCGTCGCTGCCCGCCTGAATGCTGTCGCCCGCGAGGCCTCGTCTGCCTCGTCCGGCGCCACCACCTACTACTGCACCGACACCCTGGGCTACTGTGACACCAACGTCTTGGCCTACACTCTGCCTTCCCAGAACATTGTCGCCAACTGTGACATCTACTACTCTGACCTGCCTGCTCTGACCAACCGATGCCACGCCCAGGACCaggccaccaccaccctgcACGAGTTCACCCACGCCCCCGGTGTCTACAGCCCCGGCACTCAGGACAACGGCTACGGCTACGCTGCCGCCACTGCCCTGAGCAGCAACGCCGCCGTCAACAACGCTGACAGCTACGCTCTCTTCGCCAACGGTTAG
- a CDS encoding Aspergillopepsin-2 — protein sequence MKFSTSILATSFLVGSALAAPLTAQRQARNEARRIARANERFSHPPYKPDTNEVLHLNKTSHESYSSNWAGAVLIGSGYTSVTAEFTVPTPKAPSKASSNTQYCASAWVGIDGDTCGSAILQTGVDFCVQGGSVSYDAWYEWYPDYAYNFNSISISAGDVIKVTVDASSTTTGTATIQNLSNGQSVTHTFNGGVDGDLCEYNAEWIVEDFESGSSLVPFANFGTVKFTNAYATDGGSTVGPSGATLIDIKQSNQVLTSSSFGSSSVTVSYV from the coding sequence ATGAAATTTTCCACCAGCATTTTGGCTACTTCGTTCCTCGTGGGCTCAGCCCTCGCGGCGCCTCTGACTGCCCAGCGACAGGCTCGAAATGAGGCTCGTCGAATTGCCCGTGCCAACGAGCGATTCAGTCACCCACCATACAAACCTGATACAAACGAAGTTCTGCACTTGAACAAGACCTCTCATGAGTCTTATAGCTCTAACTGGGCAGGCGCCGTGCTCATTGGAAGTGGCTACACCTCAGTCACTGCTGAGTTCACCGTTCCGACCCCCAAGGCACCGTCCAAGGCCTCATCCAACACTCAATACTGTGCATCCGCCTGGGTGGGCATTGATGGAGACACCTGTGGCTCGGCGATCTTACAGACTGGAGTCGATTTCTGCGTGCAGGGCGGCTCCGTCTCGTACGATGCCTGGTATGAGTGGTACCCCGACTATGCGTACAACTTCAACAGCATCAGCATCTCAGCCGGCGATGTGATTAAGGTGACTGTGGAtgcctcctccaccaccaccggtaCTGCCACCATTCAGAATCTTTCCAACGGCCAGTCCGTCACGCACACCTTCAATGGCGGCGTGGATGGCGACCTTTGCGAATACAACGCCGAGTGGATCGTCGAGGACTTTGAATCCGGCAGCTCCCTCGTTCCTTTCGCCAACTTTGGCACTGTCAAGTTCACCAATGCTTATGCAACGGATGGTGGCTCGACCGTTGGTCCCTCTGGTGCTACTTTGATCGATATCAAGCAAAGCAACCAGGTTCTCACTTCCAGCTCTTTTGGCTCTAGCAGCGTGACTGTCAGCTACGTTTAG
- a CDS encoding putative aspartic-type endopeptidase opsB: MWTFKLFSLAALVYLPSIPSTEALTLHKRENPAVLALPINKRSDLGTLQKRGAKVVNVELDNMINLRYFVNLTVGSPGQDVMLSIDTGSSDMWVNVPNSDYCSQDGDPCALYGLFNPKKSSTFKQLDYKMNATYLAGTLAVGHYATDKVKIGGATIKKAQFAVAEDSQLGNGILGIGYKASTYAAAALSHMYPNLPQSLVDSGAIKSAAYSLWLNEFDAVGSILFGGVNKARYEGELQTLPVVPVRGRYQSLTLALTEIIVEGSKDSTSVSKGMPLATTLDNGSPLIELPQEIVDPVLRAVGARYSSKYDLAYIDCDEATSDYNVTFSFSGAKISVPMNALVFPSKYRWEGLPSDECLFGIKPGQPGFSLIGDPFMRSAYIVYDLDNNEISLAQAKFNSGDDDIHEIGTGSDAVPGAKKVASAVSSATGNGPNPTEVPDSSEATPTIVVTESATQTAAKDSPTGPTGTGTAPASSNLVGPGDIPYHEATVFASGSCWSGSTFGFYLKIVQ; this comes from the exons ATGTGGACATTCAAACTTTTCTCGCTGGCCGCATTGGTCTACCTGCCCAGCATCCCCAGCACGGAAGCATTGACACTGCACAAACGCGAGAATCCGGCCGTCTTGGCTCTGCCAATCAACAAACGTTCAGACCTAGGCACATTGCAGAAACGCGGTGCGAAAGTGGTCAATGTGGAGCTGGACAACATG ATAAATTTGCGCTATTTCGTAAATCTTACCGTCGGCTCTCCTGGTCAGGATGTCATGTTGTCCATCGACACCGGCAGCAGCGACATGTGGGTGAATGTACCCAATTCCGACTACTGCTCTCAAGATGGCGATCCCTGTGCCTTGTACGGCTTGTTTAATCCTAAGAAGTCATCCACCTTCAAGCAACTCGATTACAAAATGAACGCCACCTATCTCGCGGGAACCCTGGCTGTGGGTCATTATGCCACCGATAAGGTGAAAATAGGAGGCGCGACAATAAAAAAGGCGCAGTTTGCCGTGGCAGAAGACAGTCAATTGGGGA ATGGTATTCTTGGAATTGGTTACAAGGCATCCACGTacgctgctgctgcattgAGCCATATGTACCCCAACCTTCCGCAATCTCTCGTGGACAGCGGCGCGATCAAATCTGCCGCGTACAGTTTGTGGTTGAATGAATTCGATGCCGTTGGAAGCATTCTCTTTGGAGGTGTCAACAAGGCGCGTTATGAGGGCGAACTGCAGACTTTGCCCGTGGTTCCAGTTCGAGGCCGTTACCAATCCCTCACTCTTGCCCTCACTGAGATCATCGTGGAAGGCTCCAAGGATTCGACGAGTGTTTCAAAGGGCATGCCTCTAGCTACAACTCTAGACAACGGCAGTCCCTTGATTGAGCTCCCACAGGAAATAGTGGACCCCGTTCTGAGGGCGGTAGGGGCCCGCTATTCCTCGAAATATGACTTGGCATACATCGATTGCGACGAGGCGACCTCCGACTACAACGTGACTTTCAGCTTTTCCGGCGCGAAAATCTCAGTCCCAATGAACGCTTTGGTGTTCCCTTCCAAATACCGATGGGAGGGATTACCGTCCGACGAATGCCTCTTTGGAATAAAACCCGGCCAGCCTGGATTCAGCTTGATCGGCGATCCGTTCATGCGAAGTGCTTATATTGTCTACGACCTCGACAACAATGAAATCTCGCTGGCCCAGGCCAAGTTCAATTcaggtgatgatgatatccACGAGATCGGCACTGGCTCCGATGCCGTCCCCGGAGCCAAGAAGGTTGCTTCTGCAGTTTCCTCCGCCACGGGCAACGGGCCTAATCCCACCGAGGTGCCCGATAGCTCCGAGGCAACCCCTACCATCGTTGTCACAGAGTCTGCCACCCAAACGGCGGCGAAAGATTCTCCAACAGGTCCAACGGGGACCGGCACCGCCCCTGCTTCGAGCAACCTCGTCGGGCCTGGCGACATTCCCTACCATGAAGCCACAGTTTTTGCTTCCGGGAGCTGTTGGAGCGGGTCTACTTTTGGCTTT TATCTCAAGATCGTGCAATGA
- a CDS encoding Endoglucanase 7a yields the protein MSFTRRQFLAAALALLPLAQAQQPAVANPANPSLKTYKCSKSGGCVAQDTSVVLDWNYHWIHTANGYDSCTTSSGVDPTLCPDATTCSKNCVIEPANYTSSGVATSGDSLTLHQYVKSDGTYNNASPRVYLLGPDGDYVLMKLLGQELTFDVDLSTLPCGENGALYLSEMSGSGGRNANNKGGAAYGSGYCDAQCPLETWKNGTLVPGGQAYCCNEMDILEGNSAANSYTPHPCSSDDCDKGGCGFNPYAQGKTNYWAPGGTVDTSKPFTINTQFITNDGTTTGTLTEIRRQYIQNGKVIANAKSSAGVDSIKEAWCESVDGAAATFGGLTTMGKALGRGMVLIFSIWNDVSGNMNWLDSGSNGPCSSTEGNPTNIIAQNPDTHVVFSNIRWGDIGSTFNAPGGSGSSSSTTTSKATTTVATTKATSTTTKISTTTPPVARLRPNGASVEARATLDLQPACPELPARRRTPTTLSACDSN from the coding sequence ATGTCTTTCACAAGGAGACAGTTCCTCGCGGCGGCATTGGCCCTCTTGCCTCTCGCCCAGGCCCAGCAGCCGGCGGTTGCGAACCCTGCCAACCCGTCCCTGAAGACATACAAGTGCTCCAAGTCCGGAGGCTGTGTTGCTCAGGACACGTCGGTTGTGTTGGATTGGAACTACCACTGGATTCACACCGCCAACGGCTACGACTCGTGCACCACCTCGTCCGGAGTGGACCCAACCTTGTGCCCTGATGCCACGACGTGCTCCAAGAACTGTGTCATTGAGCCGGCCAACTACACCTCTTCCGGTGTGGCCACCAGTGGTGACTCGCTCACTTTGCACCAGTACGTGAAGAGCGACGGGACCTACAACAATGCGTCTCCCCGTGTCTACCTCCTCGGTCCCGACGGCGACTACGTCCTCATGAAACTGCTGGGCCAGGAGCTCACCTTTGATGTCGACCTTTCCACCCTGCCGTGTGGTGAGAACGGTGCACTCTATCTATCCGAGATGAGTGGGAGCGGTGGACGCAATGCCAACAACAAGGGCGGTGCCGCGTACGGTTCAGGATACTGTGACGCCCAGTGCCCCCTCGAAACCTGGAAGAACGGCACCCTTGTGCCCGGTGGCCAGGCTTACTGCTGTAACGAAATGGATATCCTGGAGGGTAACTCCGCAGCCAACTCTTACACACCTCACCCTTGCAGCTCCGATGACTGTGACAAGGGTGGATGCGGCTTCAACCCCTATGCGCAGGGTAAGACCAACTACTGGGCGCCCGGCGGTACCGTGGACACCTCCAAGCCCTTCACCATCAACACTCAGTTCATCACCAACGATGGTACAACCACCGGTACCCTCACCGAGATCCGCCGTCAATACATCCAGAATGGCAAGGTCATCGCCAACGCCAAGTCTTCCGCCGGCGTGGACTCCATCAAGGAGGCGTGGTGCGAGAGCGTGGATGGCGCCGCCGCCACTTTCGGTGGACTGACCACCATGGGCAAGGCTCTCGGCCGCGGTATGGTGCTGATCTTCAGTATCTGGAACGATGTCAGCGGCAACATGAACTGGTTGGACAGTGGTAGCAACGGTCCTTGCAGCAGCACCGAGGGCAACCCTACCAACATCATTGCTCAGAACCCCGACACTCACGTTGTCTTCTCCAACATCCGCTGGGGTGACATTGGTTCCACTTTCAACGCCCCCGGTGGCTCTGGATCGAGCTCGtctaccaccaccagcaaggccaccaccaccgtcgCTACGACCAAGGcgacctccaccaccaccaagatttccaccaccaccccgcCGGTGGCGCGACTCAGACCCAATGGGGCCAGTGTGGAGGCCAGGGCTACACTGGACCTACAGCCTGCGTGTCCGGAACTACCTGCAAGGCGCAGAACCCCTACTACTCTCAGTGCCTGTGATTCAAATTGA
- a CDS encoding Endoglucanase-5: MPRVGAWQKVDINRLQRLQKLQNAGIPRIFTSFSPSRTASAAEMGEMQVEHSLRRALRVGNKKLGIGNGVYTAAGSQALFDTAGADWCGAGCGKCYKLTSTGEPPCKDCGTGGVAGQSIIVMVTNLCPYNGNQQWCPNPGSTNQYGYSYHFDIMAQNEIFGDNVVVDFEPIACPGQANSDWQSCVCYGKTETDTTPVGLTAGGGGGGSSQSSTTSQGSTTTRTTLTATTTAGSGSGSGSGSGSSSGTQSVYGQCGGSGWTGPTNCASGSKCTAQNQWYSQCLP; encoded by the exons ATGCCGAGAGTAGGAGCCTGGCAGAAGGTCGACATTAACCGGCTGCAAAGGCTGCAGAAGCTGCAGAACGCAGGGATACCCCGCATCTTCACGTCCTTCTCACCCAGTCGAACTGCTTCTGCAGCCGAGATGGGGGAGATGCAGGTGGAGCACTCTCTGCGGCGGGCTCTCCGTGTTGGAAACAAAAAG CTCGGTATCGGCAATGGAGTCTACACGGCAGCAGGCTCTCAGGCACTCTTCGACACCGCGGGTGCCGACTGGTGTGGCGCCGGCTGTGGTAAATGTTATAAACTCACATCCACCGGCGAACCGCCTTGCAAAGACTGCGGCACCGGCGGCGTAGCCGGACAAAGCATCATTGTGATGGTCACCAACCTGTGTCCGTACAATGGCAATCAGCAATGGTGTCCCAACCCGGGCTCCACCAACCAGTACGGGTACAGCTACCACTTTGACATTATGGCGCAGAATGAGATCTTTGGTGATAACGTGGTGGTGGACTTTGAACCGATCGCCTGTCCGGGCCAGGCCAACAGTGATTGGCAGTCGTGTGTCTGTTATGGCAAGACAGAGACCGACACCACTCCCGTCGGTTTGACCgcgggaggtggtggtggtggctctTCCCAGTCGTCGACCACGTCTCAAGGAAGCACCACGACTCGAACGACTCTGACAGCCACAACGACCGCAGGCTCCGGCTCCGGATCAGGATCAGGGTCAGGCTCTTCCAGTGGAACTCAGTCGGTTTATGGTCAGTGCGGTGGTAGCGGGTGGACGGGTCCCACGAACTGTGCCTCGGGCTCAAAGTGCACAGCTCAGAATCAGTGGTACTCGCAGTGTCTTCCCTAG
- a CDS encoding Penicillopepsin-1, with protein MVAFSKITVGLAGLASLAVAAPASTNGKFTVNQVARPATKTTNFAASYGRALTKYGAAVPAHIAAAAVQSGAATTTPTEYDEEYLTPVTIGGTTLNLDFDTGSADLWVFSTELPSSQRAGHSVYNPSTSGTKLSGYTWSISYGDGSNARGDVYRDTVTVGGVKATGQAVEAAQSISAQFQQDVNNDGLLGLAFSSINTVSPRAQTTFFDTVKSSLAKPLFAVALKHQQPGVYDFGFIDSTKYKGSLTYTNVDSSQGFWSFSVSSYKAGSRTGAGFSGIADTGTTLLLLPSSIVSQYYSQVSGAQNSQSAGGYIFPCSTTLPDFSVVINGYTAVVPGSLINYGPSGVGSTCLGGIQSNSGIGFSIFGDIFLKSQYVVFDSAGPRLGFAAQA; from the exons ATGGTTGCCTTCAGCAAGATCACCGTTGGCCTCGCCGGCCTGGCCTCTCTCGCCGTGGCTGCTCCAGCCTCGACCAACGGCAAGTTCACCGTGAACCAGGTTGCTCGCCCtgccaccaagaccaccaacTTCGCTGCTTCCTACGGCCGTGCTTTGACCAAGTATGGCGCCGCTGTGCCGGCCCACATTGCGGCTGCCGCCGTCCAGAGTGGTGCTGCTACCACCACTCCCACTGAGTACGACGAGGAGTACTTGACTCCTGTTACCATCGGTGGAACTACCCTGAACTTGGACTTTGATACCGGTTCCGCGGATCT CTGGGTCTTCTCTACTGAGCTTCCTTCCTCCCAGCGCGCTGGACACTCCGTCTACAACCCCAGCACAAGTGGAACCAAGCTCAGTGGCTACACCTGGTCCATCTCCTACGGTGATGGCAGCAACGCCCGTGGTGATGTCTACCGGGACACCGTCACTGTTGGCGGCGTCAAGGCCACCGGCCAGGCTGTCGAGGCTGCCCAGTCCATCAGCGCCCAGTTCCAGCAGGATGTCAACAACGATGGTCTCCTGGGTCTGGCTTTCAGCAGCATCAACACCGTGTCTCCTCGCGCTCAGACCACCTTCTTTGACACGGTCAAGAGCTCTCTGGCCAAGCCCCTCTTCGCCGTTGCTCTGAAGCACCAGCAGCCTGGTGTCTACGACTTTGGATTCATCGACTCCACCAAGTACAAGGGCTCCCTGACCTACACCAACGTGGACAGCTCCCAGGGTTTCTGGAGCTTCAGCGTCTCCAGCTACAAGGCCGGCAGCCGCACCGGCGCTGGCTTCAGCGGTATCGCTGACACCGGTACCACCCTGCTGCTCCTCCCCAGCTCCATTGTCAGCCAGTACTACTCTCAGGTCAGCGGTGCTCAGAACAGCCAGTCGGCTGGTGGATACATCTTCCCCTGCTCGACCACGCTGCCCGACTTCAGCGTTGTGATCAACGGGTACACTGCTGTTGTTCCCGGCTCCTTGATCAACTACGGTCCTTCCGGTGTCGGCTCCACCTGTCTGGGTGGCATTCAGTCCAACTCTGGCATTGGTTTCTCCATCTTCGGTGACATCTTCCTGAAGAGCCAGTACGTTGTGTTCGACTCTGCCGGCCCCCGTCTTGGCTTCGCCGCCCAGGCCTAG
- a CDS encoding putative ATP-citrate synthase subunit 2, with translation MSAKSILEADGKAILNYHLTRAPVIKPTPLPASSTHNPPPRLASLHFPEDKTVKDVLDQAEVTYPWLLVPGSKFVAKPDQLIKRRGKSGLLALNKTWAEAREWIEARATKEVQVEHVTGVLRQFLVEPMVPHAQETESYVCINSVREGDWILFYHEGGVDVGDVDAKAEKLLIPVDLKKFPSNEEIASALLSKVPKGIHNVLVDFICRLYAVYVDCQFTYLEINPLVVIPNADATSADVYFLDLAAKLDQTAEFECGTKWAVARSPAALGLPTLPSADGKVNIDAGPPMEFPAPFGRELSKEEKFISDMDAKTGASLKLTVLNANGRIWTLVAGGGASVVYADAIASAGFVSELANYGEYSGAPSEGQTYSYAKTVLDLMLRAPTHPEGKVLFIGGGIANFTNVASTFKGVIRALREFAPILIEHKVQIWVRRAGPNYQEGLKNIKAVGVELGLDMHVYGPEMHVSGIVPLALLGKKTDVKEFSA, from the exons ATGTCCGCCAAATCTATCCTCGAGGCCGACGGAAAGGCCATCCTCAACTACCACCTCACTCGCGCTCCCGTCATCAAGCCCACTCCTCTCCCTGCTTCCTCCACACACAACCCGCCTCCCCGTTTGGCCTCTCTCCATTTCCCCGAAGACAAGACCGTCAAGGATGTCCTCGACCAGGCCGAGGTCACCTACCCATGGCTGCTCGTTCCCGGCTCCAAGTTCGTCGCCAAGCCCGATCAATTGATCAAGCGTCGAGGCAAGTCTGGCCTCCTTGCTCTGAACAAGACCTGGGCAGAGGCTCGCGAGTGGATTGAGGCTCGTGCAACCAAGGAGGTCCAGGTTGAGCACGTCACGGGTGTTCTGCGTCAGTTCCTCGTGGAGCCTATGGTTCCCCACGCCCAGGAGACAGAGAG CTATGTCTGCATCAACTCCGTTCGCGAG GGTGACTGGATCCTGTTCTACCACGAGGGTGGTGTCGATGTCGGTGATGTTGACGCCAAGGCTGAGAAGCTCCTGATTCCCGTCGACCTGAAGAAGTTCCCCTCCAACGAAGAGATCGCCTCCGCTCTGTTGAGCAAGGTTCCCAAGGGTATCCACAACGTCCTCGTCGACTTCATCTGCCGCCTCTACGCCGTCTACGTGGATTGTCAGTTCACCTACCTCGAGATCAACCCTCTCGTGGTCATCCCCAACGCCGATGCCACCTCTGCCGATGTCTACTTCCTCGACCTGGCTGCCAAGCTTGACCAGACGGCCGAGTTCGAGTGCGGCACCAAGTGGGCTGTCGCCCGGAGCCCCGCTGCCCTGGGTCTCCCCACTCTACCTTCCGCTGACGGCAAAGTCAACATTGATGCCGGTCCTCCCATGGAGTTCCCTGCTCCTTTCGGCCGTGAGCTGAGCAAGGAGGAGAAGTTCATCTCCGATATGGACGCCAAGACCGGTGCCTCCCTGAAGTTGACCGTGTTGAATGCCAATGGCCGTATCTGGACCCTCGtcgctggtggtggtgcttCCGTTGTCTACGCCGACGCTATCGCCTCTGCCGGTTTCGTCAGCGAGCTTGCCAACTACGGCGAGTACTCTGGTGCTCCTTCGGAGG GTCAAACTTACTCCTACGCCAAGACCGTGCTCGACCTGATGCTCCGCGCTCCTACTCACCCCGAGGGCAAGGTTCTCTTCATCGGTGGTGGTATTGCCAACTTCACCAACGTTGCCTCCACCTTCAAGGGTGTGATCCGTGCTCTCCGCGAGTTCGCTCCTATCCTCATTGAGCACAAGGTTCAAATTTGGGTTCGCCGTGCGGGCCCCAACTACCAGGAGGGCTTGAAGAACATCAAGGCTGTTGGTGTCGAGCTCGGGCTCGACATGCACGTCTACGGCCCCGAGATGCACGTTTCCGGTATCGTGCCTTTGGCCCTTCTCGGCAAGAAGACTGATGTCAAGGAATTCAGCGCTTAA